One window of the Esox lucius isolate fEsoLuc1 chromosome 8, fEsoLuc1.pri, whole genome shotgun sequence genome contains the following:
- the ssbp3b gene encoding single-stranded DNA-binding protein 3b isoform X2: MFPKGKGSAVPSDGQAREKLALYVYEYLLHIGAQKSAQTFLSEIRWEKNITLGEPPGFLHSWWCVFWDLYCAAPERRETCDHSSEAKAFHDYSAAAAPSPLMGGTPPGEGMPGGPMPPGFFQGPQGPQGSPHPQPPPNSMMGPHGQSFMNPRFPGGPRGPPIRMGNQPPGGPGPHPMLQNMDHTRPQGHPNLGPMQRMSGPRGMGPMGPGPQNFGGGMRPPHNAMGPGMPGNMGPGPGAGRQWPNPNNGSSMPYSSPSPGAYGGGSGGGGPPGTPIMPSPADSNNSGDNLYTMINSGPGNRSNFPLGPGSDGPLGAMAGMEPHHMNGSLGSGDMDGLNKNSPNNLSGISNPPGTPRDGDDLGGNFLHSFQNENQYSPTMTMSV; the protein is encoded by the exons ATGTTCCCCAAAGGTAAAGGGTCCGCTGTGCCTTCGGATGGCCAAGCACGGGAAAA GTTAGCTTTATACGTCTATGAATATTTGTTACACATAGGAGCGCAGAAGTCAGCACAGACCTTTTTATCAGAG ATCCGATGGGAGAAGAACATCACCCTGGGCGAGCCACCTGGGTTCCTACACTCCTGGTGGTG TGTATTCTGGGACCTGTACTGTGCCGCgccagagaggagggagacctGTGACCACTCCAGTGAAGCAAAGGCCTTCCACGATTAT AGTGCGGCTGCAGCCCCTAGTCCTTTGATGGGGGGGACACCTCCTGGGGAGGGCATGCCTGGAGGACCCATGCCCCCTGGATTCTTCCAG GGTCCCCAGGGTCCCCAGGGTTCTCCTCACCCACAGCCTCCACCTAACAGTATGATGGGACCCCATGGCCAG TCTTTTATGAACCCACGTTTTCCCGGAGGACCACGAGGTCCCCCTATCAGGATGGGAAACCAG CCTCCTGGTGGCCCCGGTCCTCATCCCATGCTCCAAAACATGGACCACACACGACCACAAGGCCATCCCAATCTGGGACCAATGCAGAGGATGAGTGGACCTCGAGGGATGGGTCCGATGGgtccaggtccccag AATTTTGGTGGTGGGATGCGGCCGCCACACAACGCCATGGGCCCTGGGATGCCGGGAAACAT gGGTCCAGGTCCTGGTGCAGGACGACAATGGCCCAATCCCAACAACGGCAGCTCG ATGCCTTATTCATCACCTTCTCCTGGAGCTTATGGC GGGGGGTCTGGAGGAGGGGGGCCCCCTGGAACGCCCATTATGCCCAGCCCAGCCG ATTCTAACAACTCTGGCGACAACCTCTACACCATGATCAACAGTGGACCTGGCAATCGATCAAAT ttCCCTCTGGGTCCTGGTTCTGATGGACCCCTGGGTGCCATGGCTGGGATGGAACCACACCACATGAATGGTTCCCTGG GCTCTGGTGATATGGATGGACTCAACAAG AACTCTCCAAACAATCTAAGTGGCATTAGCAACCCTCCCGGAACCCCAAGGGACGGCGACGACTTGGGTGGGAACTTCCTGCACTCCTTTCAGAATGAGAAT CAGTACTCTCCTACCATGACCATGAGTGTCTGA
- the ssbp3b gene encoding single-stranded DNA-binding protein 3b isoform X5, whose protein sequence is MFPKGKGSAVPSDGQAREKLALYVYEYLLHIGAQKSAQTFLSEIRWEKNITLGEPPGFLHSWWCVFWDLYCAAPERRETCDHSSEAKAFHDYSAAAAPSPLMGGTPPGEGMPGGPMPPGFFQSFMNPRFPGGPRGPPIRMGNQPPGGPGPHPMLQNMDHTRPQGHPNLGPMQRMSGPRGMGPMGPGPQNFGGGMRPPHNAMGPGMPGNMGPGPGAGRQWPNPNNGSSMPYSSPSPGAYGGGSGGGGPPGTPIMPSPADSNNSGDNLYTMINSGPGNRSNFPLGPGSDGPLGAMAGMEPHHMNGSLGSGDMDGLNKNSPNNLSGISNPPGTPRDGDDLGGNFLHSFQNENQYSPTMTMSV, encoded by the exons ATGTTCCCCAAAGGTAAAGGGTCCGCTGTGCCTTCGGATGGCCAAGCACGGGAAAA GTTAGCTTTATACGTCTATGAATATTTGTTACACATAGGAGCGCAGAAGTCAGCACAGACCTTTTTATCAGAG ATCCGATGGGAGAAGAACATCACCCTGGGCGAGCCACCTGGGTTCCTACACTCCTGGTGGTG TGTATTCTGGGACCTGTACTGTGCCGCgccagagaggagggagacctGTGACCACTCCAGTGAAGCAAAGGCCTTCCACGATTAT AGTGCGGCTGCAGCCCCTAGTCCTTTGATGGGGGGGACACCTCCTGGGGAGGGCATGCCTGGAGGACCCATGCCCCCTGGATTCTTCCAG TCTTTTATGAACCCACGTTTTCCCGGAGGACCACGAGGTCCCCCTATCAGGATGGGAAACCAG CCTCCTGGTGGCCCCGGTCCTCATCCCATGCTCCAAAACATGGACCACACACGACCACAAGGCCATCCCAATCTGGGACCAATGCAGAGGATGAGTGGACCTCGAGGGATGGGTCCGATGGgtccaggtccccag AATTTTGGTGGTGGGATGCGGCCGCCACACAACGCCATGGGCCCTGGGATGCCGGGAAACAT gGGTCCAGGTCCTGGTGCAGGACGACAATGGCCCAATCCCAACAACGGCAGCTCG ATGCCTTATTCATCACCTTCTCCTGGAGCTTATGGC GGGGGGTCTGGAGGAGGGGGGCCCCCTGGAACGCCCATTATGCCCAGCCCAGCCG ATTCTAACAACTCTGGCGACAACCTCTACACCATGATCAACAGTGGACCTGGCAATCGATCAAAT ttCCCTCTGGGTCCTGGTTCTGATGGACCCCTGGGTGCCATGGCTGGGATGGAACCACACCACATGAATGGTTCCCTGG GCTCTGGTGATATGGATGGACTCAACAAG AACTCTCCAAACAATCTAAGTGGCATTAGCAACCCTCCCGGAACCCCAAGGGACGGCGACGACTTGGGTGGGAACTTCCTGCACTCCTTTCAGAATGAGAAT CAGTACTCTCCTACCATGACCATGAGTGTCTGA
- the ssbp3b gene encoding single-stranded DNA-binding protein 3b isoform X4 — translation MFPKGKGSAVPSDGQAREKLALYVYEYLLHIGAQKSAQTFLSEIRWEKNITLGEPPGFLHSWWCVFWDLYCAAPERRETCDHSSEAKAFHDYSAAAAPSPLMGGTPPGEGMPGGPMPPGFFQSFMNPRFPGGPRGPPIRMGNQPPGGPGPHPMLQNMDHTRPQGHPNLGPMQRMSGPRGMGPMGPGPQNFGGGMRPPHNAMGPGMPGNMGPGPGAGRQWPNPNNGSSMPYSSPSPGAYGGGSGGGGPPGTPIMPSPADSNNSGDNLYTMINSGPGNRSNFPLGPGSDGPLGAMAGMEPHHMNGSLGSGDMDGLNKNSPNNLSGISNPPGTPRDGDDLGGNFLHSFQNENVSPSQSDSTGHIHEDTHKPSMTFST, via the exons ATGTTCCCCAAAGGTAAAGGGTCCGCTGTGCCTTCGGATGGCCAAGCACGGGAAAA GTTAGCTTTATACGTCTATGAATATTTGTTACACATAGGAGCGCAGAAGTCAGCACAGACCTTTTTATCAGAG ATCCGATGGGAGAAGAACATCACCCTGGGCGAGCCACCTGGGTTCCTACACTCCTGGTGGTG TGTATTCTGGGACCTGTACTGTGCCGCgccagagaggagggagacctGTGACCACTCCAGTGAAGCAAAGGCCTTCCACGATTAT AGTGCGGCTGCAGCCCCTAGTCCTTTGATGGGGGGGACACCTCCTGGGGAGGGCATGCCTGGAGGACCCATGCCCCCTGGATTCTTCCAG TCTTTTATGAACCCACGTTTTCCCGGAGGACCACGAGGTCCCCCTATCAGGATGGGAAACCAG CCTCCTGGTGGCCCCGGTCCTCATCCCATGCTCCAAAACATGGACCACACACGACCACAAGGCCATCCCAATCTGGGACCAATGCAGAGGATGAGTGGACCTCGAGGGATGGGTCCGATGGgtccaggtccccag AATTTTGGTGGTGGGATGCGGCCGCCACACAACGCCATGGGCCCTGGGATGCCGGGAAACAT gGGTCCAGGTCCTGGTGCAGGACGACAATGGCCCAATCCCAACAACGGCAGCTCG ATGCCTTATTCATCACCTTCTCCTGGAGCTTATGGC GGGGGGTCTGGAGGAGGGGGGCCCCCTGGAACGCCCATTATGCCCAGCCCAGCCG ATTCTAACAACTCTGGCGACAACCTCTACACCATGATCAACAGTGGACCTGGCAATCGATCAAAT ttCCCTCTGGGTCCTGGTTCTGATGGACCCCTGGGTGCCATGGCTGGGATGGAACCACACCACATGAATGGTTCCCTGG GCTCTGGTGATATGGATGGACTCAACAAG AACTCTCCAAACAATCTAAGTGGCATTAGCAACCCTCCCGGAACCCCAAGGGACGGCGACGACTTGGGTGGGAACTTCCTGCACTCCTTTCAGAATGAGAATGTAAGTCCCTCCCAGTCTGACTCTACAGGCCACATTcatgaagacacacacaaacccagtaTGACATTTAGCACTTGA
- the ssbp3b gene encoding single-stranded DNA-binding protein 3b isoform X1, whose translation MFPKGKGSAVPSDGQAREKLALYVYEYLLHIGAQKSAQTFLSEIRWEKNITLGEPPGFLHSWWCVFWDLYCAAPERRETCDHSSEAKAFHDYSAAAAPSPLMGGTPPGEGMPGGPMPPGFFQGPQGPQGSPHPQPPPNSMMGPHGQSFMNPRFPGGPRGPPIRMGNQPPGGPGPHPMLQNMDHTRPQGHPNLGPMQRMSGPRGMGPMGPGPQNFGGGMRPPHNAMGPGMPGNMGPGPGAGRQWPNPNNGSSMPYSSPSPGAYGGGSGGGGPPGTPIMPSPADSNNSGDNLYTMINSGPGNRSNFPLGPGSDGPLGAMAGMEPHHMNGSLGSGDMDGLNKNSPNNLSGISNPPGTPRDGDDLGGNFLHSFQNENVSPSQSDSTGHIHEDTHKPSMTFST comes from the exons ATGTTCCCCAAAGGTAAAGGGTCCGCTGTGCCTTCGGATGGCCAAGCACGGGAAAA GTTAGCTTTATACGTCTATGAATATTTGTTACACATAGGAGCGCAGAAGTCAGCACAGACCTTTTTATCAGAG ATCCGATGGGAGAAGAACATCACCCTGGGCGAGCCACCTGGGTTCCTACACTCCTGGTGGTG TGTATTCTGGGACCTGTACTGTGCCGCgccagagaggagggagacctGTGACCACTCCAGTGAAGCAAAGGCCTTCCACGATTAT AGTGCGGCTGCAGCCCCTAGTCCTTTGATGGGGGGGACACCTCCTGGGGAGGGCATGCCTGGAGGACCCATGCCCCCTGGATTCTTCCAG GGTCCCCAGGGTCCCCAGGGTTCTCCTCACCCACAGCCTCCACCTAACAGTATGATGGGACCCCATGGCCAG TCTTTTATGAACCCACGTTTTCCCGGAGGACCACGAGGTCCCCCTATCAGGATGGGAAACCAG CCTCCTGGTGGCCCCGGTCCTCATCCCATGCTCCAAAACATGGACCACACACGACCACAAGGCCATCCCAATCTGGGACCAATGCAGAGGATGAGTGGACCTCGAGGGATGGGTCCGATGGgtccaggtccccag AATTTTGGTGGTGGGATGCGGCCGCCACACAACGCCATGGGCCCTGGGATGCCGGGAAACAT gGGTCCAGGTCCTGGTGCAGGACGACAATGGCCCAATCCCAACAACGGCAGCTCG ATGCCTTATTCATCACCTTCTCCTGGAGCTTATGGC GGGGGGTCTGGAGGAGGGGGGCCCCCTGGAACGCCCATTATGCCCAGCCCAGCCG ATTCTAACAACTCTGGCGACAACCTCTACACCATGATCAACAGTGGACCTGGCAATCGATCAAAT ttCCCTCTGGGTCCTGGTTCTGATGGACCCCTGGGTGCCATGGCTGGGATGGAACCACACCACATGAATGGTTCCCTGG GCTCTGGTGATATGGATGGACTCAACAAG AACTCTCCAAACAATCTAAGTGGCATTAGCAACCCTCCCGGAACCCCAAGGGACGGCGACGACTTGGGTGGGAACTTCCTGCACTCCTTTCAGAATGAGAATGTAAGTCCCTCCCAGTCTGACTCTACAGGCCACATTcatgaagacacacacaaacccagtaTGACATTTAGCACTTGA
- the ssbp3b gene encoding single-stranded DNA-binding protein 3b isoform X3 translates to MFPKGKGSAVPSDGQAREKLALYVYEYLLHIGAQKSAQTFLSEIRWEKNITLGEPPGFLHSWWCVFWDLYCAAPERRETCDHSSEAKAFHDYSAAAAPSPLMGGTPPGEGMPGGPMPPGFFQGPQGPQGSPHPQPPPNSMMGPHGQSFMNPRFPGGPRGPPIRMGNQPPGGPGPHPMLQNMDHTRPQGHPNLGPMQRMSGPRGMGPMGPGPQNFGGGMRPPHNAMGPGMPGNMGPGPGAGRQWPNPNNGSSMPYSSPSPGAYGGGSGGGGPPGTPIMPSPADSNNSGDNLYTMINSGPGNRSNFPLGPGSDGPLGAMAGMEPHHMNGSLGSGDMDGLNKNSPNNLSGISNPPGTPRDGDDLGGNFLHSFQNENYSPTMTMSV, encoded by the exons ATGTTCCCCAAAGGTAAAGGGTCCGCTGTGCCTTCGGATGGCCAAGCACGGGAAAA GTTAGCTTTATACGTCTATGAATATTTGTTACACATAGGAGCGCAGAAGTCAGCACAGACCTTTTTATCAGAG ATCCGATGGGAGAAGAACATCACCCTGGGCGAGCCACCTGGGTTCCTACACTCCTGGTGGTG TGTATTCTGGGACCTGTACTGTGCCGCgccagagaggagggagacctGTGACCACTCCAGTGAAGCAAAGGCCTTCCACGATTAT AGTGCGGCTGCAGCCCCTAGTCCTTTGATGGGGGGGACACCTCCTGGGGAGGGCATGCCTGGAGGACCCATGCCCCCTGGATTCTTCCAG GGTCCCCAGGGTCCCCAGGGTTCTCCTCACCCACAGCCTCCACCTAACAGTATGATGGGACCCCATGGCCAG TCTTTTATGAACCCACGTTTTCCCGGAGGACCACGAGGTCCCCCTATCAGGATGGGAAACCAG CCTCCTGGTGGCCCCGGTCCTCATCCCATGCTCCAAAACATGGACCACACACGACCACAAGGCCATCCCAATCTGGGACCAATGCAGAGGATGAGTGGACCTCGAGGGATGGGTCCGATGGgtccaggtccccag AATTTTGGTGGTGGGATGCGGCCGCCACACAACGCCATGGGCCCTGGGATGCCGGGAAACAT gGGTCCAGGTCCTGGTGCAGGACGACAATGGCCCAATCCCAACAACGGCAGCTCG ATGCCTTATTCATCACCTTCTCCTGGAGCTTATGGC GGGGGGTCTGGAGGAGGGGGGCCCCCTGGAACGCCCATTATGCCCAGCCCAGCCG ATTCTAACAACTCTGGCGACAACCTCTACACCATGATCAACAGTGGACCTGGCAATCGATCAAAT ttCCCTCTGGGTCCTGGTTCTGATGGACCCCTGGGTGCCATGGCTGGGATGGAACCACACCACATGAATGGTTCCCTGG GCTCTGGTGATATGGATGGACTCAACAAG AACTCTCCAAACAATCTAAGTGGCATTAGCAACCCTCCCGGAACCCCAAGGGACGGCGACGACTTGGGTGGGAACTTCCTGCACTCCTTTCAGAATGAGAAT TACTCTCCTACCATGACCATGAGTGTCTGA
- the LOC117594803 gene encoding tctex1 domain-containing protein 1-like, with amino-acid sequence MEKSKEAAKHSQGRKGSSTSTKESQEKVPLGDPVLPCRLSFRPAAPRQANTQALRPGLFSMQGLLAAQKFSRGLKERVAQKIGASKVLARKLTVIVNEQVSAGSAEPTERFPSGLAGQLLQDLLWSRLEAVASSAACCGSVVKALSEEARALLRTVCPPRYRLVCTVTLVQLSPEGQQGKGLILASRCLWDPHADKGVSYTHQSQQMCCTANVFAVYYE; translated from the exons ATGGAAAAATCTAAAGAAGCAGCAAAGCACAGCCAAGGTAGAAAAGGTTCATCAACTTCAACAAAAGAGAGCCAAGAAAAG GTACCACTGGGAGACCCTGTGTTGCCATGTAGGCTGTCCTTCAGACCAGCAGCTCCTAGACAGGCTAATACCCAGGCCCTGCGCCCAGGGCTCTTCAGCATGCAGGGGCTCCTCGCTGCACAGAAGTTCTCCAGGGGACTCAAG GAACGCGTTGCACAGAAGATCGGAGCGAGTAAAGTCCTGGCAAGGAAACTGACGGTTATAGTCAACGAGCAG GTGTCTGCAGGTTCGGCCGAGCCCACAGAGCGGTTCCCCAGCGGCCTGGCCGGTCAGCTCCTGCAGGACCTCCTGTGGTCTCGGTTGGAGGCAGTTGCCTCGAGCGCTGCCTGCTGTGGAAGCGTGGTGAAGGCACTGAGTGAAGAGGCGAGGGCTCTGCTGAGGACCGTGTGTCCTCCACGCTATCGGTTGGTTTGTACCGTGACCCTGGTCCAGCTCAGTCCAGAGGGACAGCAGGGAAAAGGCCTCATTCTGGCTAGTCGCTGTCTCTGGGACCCCCATGCAGACAAAGGGGTTTCCTACACACACCAGAGCCAgcagatgtgttgcactgctaATGTGTTTGCTGTGTACTATGAGTAA
- the ssbp3b gene encoding single-stranded DNA-binding protein 3b isoform X6, which produces MFPKGKGSAVPSDGQAREKLALYVYEYLLHIGAQKSAQTFLSEIRWEKNITLGEPPGFLHSWWCVFWDLYCAAPERRETCDHSSEAKAFHDYSAAAAPSPLMGGTPPGEGMPGGPMPPGFFQSFMNPRFPGGPRGPPIRMGNQPPGGPGPHPMLQNMDHTRPQGHPNLGPMQRMSGPRGMGPMGPGPQNFGGGMRPPHNAMGPGMPGNMGPGPGAGRQWPNPNNGSSMPYSSPSPGAYGGGSGGGGPPGTPIMPSPADSNNSGDNLYTMINSGPGNRSNFPLGPGSDGPLGAMAGMEPHHMNGSLGSGDMDGLNKNSPNNLSGISNPPGTPRDGDDLGGNFLHSFQNENYSPTMTMSV; this is translated from the exons ATGTTCCCCAAAGGTAAAGGGTCCGCTGTGCCTTCGGATGGCCAAGCACGGGAAAA GTTAGCTTTATACGTCTATGAATATTTGTTACACATAGGAGCGCAGAAGTCAGCACAGACCTTTTTATCAGAG ATCCGATGGGAGAAGAACATCACCCTGGGCGAGCCACCTGGGTTCCTACACTCCTGGTGGTG TGTATTCTGGGACCTGTACTGTGCCGCgccagagaggagggagacctGTGACCACTCCAGTGAAGCAAAGGCCTTCCACGATTAT AGTGCGGCTGCAGCCCCTAGTCCTTTGATGGGGGGGACACCTCCTGGGGAGGGCATGCCTGGAGGACCCATGCCCCCTGGATTCTTCCAG TCTTTTATGAACCCACGTTTTCCCGGAGGACCACGAGGTCCCCCTATCAGGATGGGAAACCAG CCTCCTGGTGGCCCCGGTCCTCATCCCATGCTCCAAAACATGGACCACACACGACCACAAGGCCATCCCAATCTGGGACCAATGCAGAGGATGAGTGGACCTCGAGGGATGGGTCCGATGGgtccaggtccccag AATTTTGGTGGTGGGATGCGGCCGCCACACAACGCCATGGGCCCTGGGATGCCGGGAAACAT gGGTCCAGGTCCTGGTGCAGGACGACAATGGCCCAATCCCAACAACGGCAGCTCG ATGCCTTATTCATCACCTTCTCCTGGAGCTTATGGC GGGGGGTCTGGAGGAGGGGGGCCCCCTGGAACGCCCATTATGCCCAGCCCAGCCG ATTCTAACAACTCTGGCGACAACCTCTACACCATGATCAACAGTGGACCTGGCAATCGATCAAAT ttCCCTCTGGGTCCTGGTTCTGATGGACCCCTGGGTGCCATGGCTGGGATGGAACCACACCACATGAATGGTTCCCTGG GCTCTGGTGATATGGATGGACTCAACAAG AACTCTCCAAACAATCTAAGTGGCATTAGCAACCCTCCCGGAACCCCAAGGGACGGCGACGACTTGGGTGGGAACTTCCTGCACTCCTTTCAGAATGAGAAT TACTCTCCTACCATGACCATGAGTGTCTGA